A window of Rhododendron vialii isolate Sample 1 chromosome 11a, ASM3025357v1 genomic DNA:
CCTACGAGAGAACTTcatcgttaaaaaaaaaaaaaaaaagcactgGAAAAAGGTCCAAGTACTTGCATCATGGTTTGTATGAGTAGTCTACATGGTTTCAACGGAGGTCTATAACGAGGTGATCTATCAACTCCATTTTGAGGGTCGGACTTATGTTGCACTCATCAGGAGTGATTTCTAAATGCTTGACTTGGTAGATTATAATAGTACAAAGTGAAGCACATCACTCATAACCAATAACTAAATTAAGGTCcaagaaatgaaggaaaaagaataGGTAGCAGGTCTTATGATCACACAAAAGGGGTACCAAAACACAAACGTCAAAATTATGGAAGCATGTCAAGATCACACGAGTCAAATGCCTCAAAACTTTCCAGCCACATAGCATGCTACTAGTAACCTACTGTAAACACATTTACATCATCAATTAGAGTTTTCAAGCAAAAATTCTCACCTTTATTTATTCAATCAGCTATATCCATGAAGCCCGTATGCATCTAATAAAATACAAAAGGATTTCAAAAAACGCTATTCGTAACCTagctaattgaattttttttttgttttttaaaaacccTTGGGAGAGGTGTAAGGCCAAAGGTCAATGATGAAAACCCTTTTCAATGCAAAAATTTCCAGCTAATCCTACTGGTGCTGCCAGTACTTTAGCAAAAAGGATGGAAACTGCTAAAAAAACTACCCAAAAACTGGTctaaaattgccaaaaaaaactgTTGTAAACTGCAATTATCCTTATGTTTTACTCATGACCAACAAAATTCAACTCCAATTATCTGCGTAGAACAACAACAGATACAAACACAGAAACAAAAAGGGACACATTGAATTCTAAACAAAATGGGACACAGCCATCCACACCCAAATCCAATCTATAATTTTTAGGTTCTAATCAACCATGGGTTGACTCAATAATCACATTACAAAGAACATAAGCTTGCCAATAAACTTGCTTCTAAAGTAGACCGCAAAAGATCATTTTACTACCAAACCATCTTCACCTACTTAAACATGTATTGTAGCAACCAATTTATAGGCATCTTTCAGAGACCATAAGGCATACTTATTTGGGCTCAAGCTATATATTTTGGCAACAACATAGATCAATCAATATGAGAGGCAGGTGTATTTTCAATCAATAAAATGGCCAACTCTATTCTCATTGCCTCAAAAAGTACCAAGAAACCACAATTTACCTGTCCATTGTGCTCCATTAGTGACGGTGTGTGGTCTCCATCCCCATTTCCAGCTCCATTTGGTGATGGAGGCAAAAGGTGTCCTGCACTTTTCATACAAGCTGCCATGGTTGCATATTGGTTCTTCAATTGAGTGATTTCATTACTTACGTCTTTTAGCACCTCTTGTCCCAACTCTGCACGCAACTCAGCACCCAACTTAGCACGCAACTCTGCACCCAACTCAACACGCAACTCCTTACGCAACTGATCCTTGACACGCTGCTCATGAGATTGTGTATATCTGGTCCCAAACACTTGACTCGGACAAGGACCCATGCCATACGTACGCACACGTCCATTCTTATCTGGTTTTAGTACGTTAGTGAATAACTCCTCCCGTAAAGCAGGTGACTCTGAGGACTCAGGAATCTGAGAGGCTCCCTCATTAAGAAGACgctggaataaaaaaaaaaacctacctATAGTAAGTAAAAGAACAAAAgcaaatattttatttgtataaATAGACATAGAAGAAGCATACCATTAAAATGAATCTAAATAGATACAAAAATGAACCAAGTAAATATACATACTATGGCCAAAGCTGATACTTCATCAACTGGTTGTCCATCTTTCTTCGTATGAGTCTTAATAAATACCTGTATACGATCGGGCTCTACAACTACTCCATCCTTAATCTGTGTCAACTTTATTAGCATACAAAAAACTAAAGTGTTGAGTAACACATTTGACATATAAATGCATTGAATTAAATTTAGTTCTGCACGTTAGTTAGTCAATTACCTCATCCCTTACATGACAATGGCCCTTCCTCCCACTCGTGTGTCCCATTTTCTGTTCGTGTCTGCTTTTATAGTTGGTTTTACTGCGTCTCTATAACAAATAAAATCCAGTATTACTTATCCATGTATATGTGTTCATATTCAttagaaagaggaagaagaactGATATGCATCACCTTGGCTGTTTTAGTGCCCCAAAATTTCACAAGAACTCTCCATTGATCAGGATCGACCCTATTCGGACAATTCGCCAAACGGTCTTCATCATTATCATATAAGTTATAAGTACTTCTTTTCAGCTCATCTTTCCAATCCTTCCATTTCTTTCCAACGGACATCAGACAATTATGCTTATAAGCATCTGGTGCGGTTGTATTTTCCTGCATATAAGTATATTAACAACTAAACACCGACAATATAGTAGCAACAACATTAGCTCAACTAATCAAAATTCAGTCTAAGAAGATAGATTAAAAAACAATAGCAGCAACAACTTTAGCCCATAAACTGAATTTTTCCCTATAATAAATACCTTAACCTCTGCCCATATGCGTTCCTTGTATGGATATAGCTCCGGAGCCCTCCAATCAGTAAAAGTTAAGGGTGCTAAAGTTGCATTTCTTGCTAAGATGCCAAGTTGACTTTGTAAGGGACCTGCCGTGTTACCTATCGGTTGgttatctttattcaatttaACTTCTAACTTCGCTCCTGTACCCCAACCAACATATGGACGAGCAAAGCCTCTCCCCTTGGCTctctgttgttgcgagttggGATCTAGTAAAGAATAATATGGAATAATGAACATAAACAAGTAAATGCAAGTAACTGCATAATTTAATTTCCTTGGCAAATAAAAGGTTGAACaaccatatatattttttcttttatacatGTAAATTGAATGTACCTGCTCCAACAGAAGTTCTTGACCCTTCATTGCATTGTTCCAGCGACTGCAAGTTTGAAGTAGTGTGACTGCTCATGGATTGTTGATGTGATTCAAGCTCCACGGCTCTCTCATTTACGTGACCTGCCACTTCAATGATTTATCAATAGAAGGAATTAtatgaatgtatgtatgtatgtgccTGTTGGTATTGGAAATGC
This region includes:
- the LOC131307710 gene encoding uncharacterized protein LOC131307710 isoform X2, with translation MAKDGKVVFKPGELALETRNYLEKRKKLIEENCAKIEALGCKQLANPFLKKSTTAGKRRHKMDCVVNDDVDWQPADGEDGSSSCFEDDECSLEDEECSEGRLSKVATTRKRVQLSAGPMSAILQPLSTINQDQHGNQQVQLQEQPQPQVQAKRVRYQAAPMSATLQPSPTISQDQHENQSAQLQLQAQPQVQAKRVRCRAAPMSTILQPLPTISQDQHGNQLPPNYHEFQSPSDEGHVNERAVELESHQQSMSSHTTSNLQSLEQCNEGSRTSVGADPNSQQQRAKGRGFARPYVGWGTGAKLEVKLNKDNQPIGNTAGPLQSQLGILARNATLAPLTFTDWRAPELYPYKERIWAEVKENTTAPDAYKHNCLMSVGKKWKDWKDELKRSTYNLYDNDEDRLANCPNRVDPDQWRVLVKFWGTKTAKRRSKTNYKSRHEQKMGHTSGRKGHCHVRDELTQIKDGVVVEPDRIQVFIKTHTKKDGQPVDEVSALAIRLLNEGASQIPESSESPALREELFTNVLKPDKNGRVRTYGMGPCPSQVFGTRYTQSHEQRVKDQLRKELRVELGAELRAKLGAELRAELGQEVLKDVSNEITQLKNQYATMAACMKSAGHLLPPSPNGAGNGDGDHTPSLMEHNGQVDRT
- the LOC131307710 gene encoding uncharacterized protein LOC131307710 isoform X1 encodes the protein MAKDGKVVFKPGELALETRNYLEKRKKLIEENCAKIEALGCKQLANPFLKKSTTAGKRRHKMDCVVNDDVDWQPADGEDGSSSCFEDDECSLEDEECSEGRLSKVATTRKRVQLSAGPMSAILQPLSTINQDQHGNQQVQLQEQPQPQVQAKRVRYQAAPMSATLQPSPTISQDQHENQSAQLQLQAQPQVQAKRVRCRAAPMSTILQPLPTISQDQHGNQLPPNYHEFQSPSDEVAGHVNERAVELESHQQSMSSHTTSNLQSLEQCNEGSRTSVGADPNSQQQRAKGRGFARPYVGWGTGAKLEVKLNKDNQPIGNTAGPLQSQLGILARNATLAPLTFTDWRAPELYPYKERIWAEVKENTTAPDAYKHNCLMSVGKKWKDWKDELKRSTYNLYDNDEDRLANCPNRVDPDQWRVLVKFWGTKTAKRRSKTNYKSRHEQKMGHTSGRKGHCHVRDELTQIKDGVVVEPDRIQVFIKTHTKKDGQPVDEVSALAIRLLNEGASQIPESSESPALREELFTNVLKPDKNGRVRTYGMGPCPSQVFGTRYTQSHEQRVKDQLRKELRVELGAELRAKLGAELRAELGQEVLKDVSNEITQLKNQYATMAACMKSAGHLLPPSPNGAGNGDGDHTPSLMEHNGQVDRT